Proteins encoded in a region of the Bacillaceae bacterium S4-13-56 genome:
- a CDS encoding Na/Pi cotransporter family protein has protein sequence MEELNVQQLIFEFIGGLGIFLFGIKYMGDGLQKSAGDRLRDILDRFTSNPLMGVIAGILVTILIQSSSGTTVLTVGLVSAGFMTLRQAIGVIMGANIGTTVTAFIIGIKLEDYALPILALGAFLIFFFKRKNITYIGQTLFGFGALFFGLSLMGDGMEPLRSLEAFQDLTVSMSHNPILGAAVGAIFTVIVQSSSATVGILQELYSQGAMTLDAALPVLFGDNIGTTITAVLASIGATVAARRAALTHVLFNVIGASIFIIGIRLYTPFIANLSASLDLNEKMTIAFAHGIFNVTNTIIQLPFIGLLAAIVIKLIPSTEEEIEYKPKNLDPIFIEQSPALALEQAKKEVSRMGEFAMKGLEETSYYLNNFQKKHADMALSLEDAINNLDRKITDYLVRISSANLSEQDSVKHSALMDSVRDIERIGDHFENIIELVEYKITNKLVLTEQAQNDLNDMINLAQITVKQALNALDNMDRQEALAVVEKENQIDQMERTLRKKHIIRLNEGICVGAAGIVFVDIVSNLERIGDHALNIAEEVLGKKG, from the coding sequence GTGGAAGAATTAAATGTCCAACAATTAATATTTGAATTTATAGGTGGTTTAGGAATATTTCTCTTTGGTATCAAGTATATGGGAGATGGCCTTCAAAAATCCGCTGGAGATCGCTTAAGAGATATTCTTGACCGTTTTACATCAAACCCACTTATGGGAGTTATTGCAGGTATACTTGTTACAATCTTAATTCAAAGTAGTTCAGGGACTACTGTTTTAACGGTTGGTTTAGTTAGCGCCGGCTTCATGACACTTAGACAAGCTATTGGTGTTATTATGGGTGCAAACATTGGGACTACAGTTACAGCATTCATTATCGGTATCAAACTTGAAGATTATGCTTTACCTATTTTAGCGTTGGGAGCTTTCTTGATATTTTTCTTTAAAAGAAAGAATATTACCTATATCGGTCAAACCCTTTTTGGATTTGGAGCTTTATTTTTTGGTTTATCTCTTATGGGGGACGGAATGGAGCCATTAAGATCATTGGAAGCATTCCAAGACCTTACGGTTTCTATGAGTCATAATCCTATTCTTGGTGCAGCTGTCGGCGCGATATTTACTGTTATTGTCCAAAGCTCAAGTGCAACTGTTGGGATTCTGCAGGAGTTATATTCCCAAGGTGCTATGACACTTGATGCAGCTTTGCCAGTTCTTTTTGGAGATAATATTGGAACAACTATAACAGCTGTTTTAGCTTCTATTGGTGCGACTGTGGCAGCGAGACGCGCTGCATTAACCCATGTTCTTTTTAATGTAATTGGAGCATCCATTTTTATTATTGGAATCAGACTTTATACACCGTTTATTGCCAACTTAAGTGCATCTCTAGATTTAAATGAAAAGATGACAATAGCCTTTGCACACGGTATTTTTAATGTGACTAATACAATTATTCAGCTGCCTTTCATTGGTTTGTTAGCAGCTATTGTGATCAAACTAATTCCTAGTACTGAAGAAGAAATTGAATACAAGCCTAAAAATTTAGATCCAATTTTTATCGAGCAATCACCTGCCTTGGCCTTAGAACAAGCTAAGAAAGAAGTTTCTCGTATGGGTGAATTTGCGATGAAAGGTTTGGAAGAAACAAGCTACTATCTCAATAATTTTCAAAAGAAGCATGCTGATATGGCTCTCTCACTAGAAGATGCTATTAATAATTTAGATCGTAAAATTACAGATTATCTTGTCCGAATTTCTTCGGCTAATCTATCGGAGCAAGATAGTGTGAAACACTCTGCTCTAATGGATTCAGTTCGTGATATTGAACGAATTGGGGATCATTTTGAAAACATAATTGAGCTTGTAGAGTATAAAATCACTAATAAATTAGTACTTACCGAACAAGCCCAAAATGATTTGAATGATATGATTAACCTAGCCCAAATCACAGTAAAACAGGCGTTAAATGCCTTAGACAATATGGATCGACAAGAAGCTCTTGCTGTTGTTGAAAAAGAAAATCAAATTGACCAGATGGAAAGAACTCTTCGAAAGAAACATATTATCCGCTTAAATGAGGGGATATGTGTGGGGGCAGCTGGTATTGTATTTGTTGATATAGTGAGTAATCTTGAGCGAATTGGTGACCATGCATTAAATATTGCAGAAGAAGTGCTGGGCAAGAAAGGTTGA